A DNA window from Litorivicinus lipolyticus contains the following coding sequences:
- the lgt gene encoding prolipoprotein diacylglyceryl transferase, whose protein sequence is MLNYPQIDPVALQLGPVAIHWYGLTYLAAFALCGVLVMRRAARTDLPLAPGRISDLINWVAMGVIGGGRLGYMVFYDLSAWLANPLKVFQIWDGGMSFHGGLIGVIVALAWFAKREGASLIRVGDLVAPAIPVGLAFGRLGNFIGGELWGRPTDVPWGMVFPHVDALVRHPSQLYQAAGEGVALFVLLMWFARTPRPAGRVAGAFLIGYAVFRFAAEFAREPDAHLGPVALEWVTMGQLLSLPMSLAGVVLWRFGARWAGPLNKLEKG, encoded by the coding sequence ATGTTGAATTACCCACAAATTGATCCGGTTGCGCTGCAACTTGGGCCGGTTGCGATTCACTGGTACGGGCTGACTTATTTGGCGGCGTTTGCGCTGTGTGGTGTGCTGGTGATGCGCCGGGCGGCGCGGACTGATTTGCCGCTGGCGCCGGGGCGTATCAGCGACCTGATTAATTGGGTGGCGATGGGTGTGATTGGCGGCGGCCGGCTGGGTTACATGGTGTTTTATGACCTGTCGGCGTGGCTGGCGAATCCGCTCAAGGTGTTTCAGATTTGGGACGGCGGGATGTCGTTCCATGGCGGTTTGATCGGCGTGATCGTGGCACTGGCCTGGTTCGCTAAACGCGAGGGTGCGTCGTTAATTCGGGTCGGCGATTTGGTCGCCCCGGCGATACCGGTCGGGCTGGCGTTTGGCCGGCTCGGTAACTTTATTGGCGGCGAGCTATGGGGTCGTCCGACGGATGTCCCGTGGGGCATGGTGTTTCCCCATGTCGATGCGCTGGTGCGTCACCCGTCCCAGCTTTACCAGGCCGCGGGCGAAGGCGTCGCGCTGTTTGTGCTGCTGATGTGGTTTGCACGCACGCCGCGCCCGGCCGGGCGGGTTGCGGGTGCATTCTTGATTGGCTATGCGGTATTTCGTTTTGCCGCCGAGTTTGCGCGCGAACCGGATGCCCACCTTGGGCCGGTGGCGCTGGAGTGGGTCACTATGGGCCAGCTGCTATCGTTGCCGATGTCGTTGGCCGGCGTGGTGCTGTGGCGCTTCGGCGCACGCTGGGCGGGGCCATTGAATAAATTGGAAAAGGGTTAG
- the ptsP gene encoding phosphoenolpyruvate--protein phosphotransferase, whose protein sequence is MSLIETLRGIVQGVANARDLNTAMELLVVKVKNAMNVGVCSVYLNDPQFQRFLLMASDGLNRQSVGKSYLEYGQGLVGLVAERAEPVNTDNAPGHPSYQYLNETGEDRYFSFLGVPIVHQRKVLGVIVVQQSTPRAFDDAEVSMLMTLSAQMASVVAHAQAIGEQGAWSWQTLSEDRRFHGIGASPGIGVGTAYVMQSSQLSAIPNTQADHPADEEGRFVAAVDELKASLDQTSDRLADRVGVEERTLFDAYIRMLDDDALAGAILGRIRGGQGAIGATARIADALSQRFDAMDDAYLRERGSDVRDLGRRLIAALQASSAEVEWPDQVVLVADELTPAVLGDVPRSKLAGLLAVRGSASSHVAIIARSMGVPCVVGAGDLPSAILHGLDVVVDGYRNLAVVNPGRFTRVAYQLVKREESQIERQLGKLAGTPAVTLDQHHLPLLVNMGAGGDSLAALALASEGCGLSRTEIPFMLESSFPTEAAQRAVYRAELEAFAPKPVTMRTLDIGGDKALPYFPIHEANPFLGWRGIRVSLDHPELFMAQVRAMIAASEGLGNLQIMLPMVSKVSELDEAIAMIHRAWEELVHEKLDVDLPKIGVMIEVPATVYQIPEIARRVDFVSVGSNDLTQYLLAVDRDNAQVADLYDGFHPAVIRALTAIAAGAKACGVHVSICGEMAGDPLAAPLLLAMGYDSLSMSVTQIKRVKRIITALTFARAHLWLDEVLVMENPEDIRRYLNEQFVGLELDQLIAPKGLRRLEGS, encoded by the coding sequence ATGTCATTGATTGAAACCCTTCGGGGGATCGTTCAGGGCGTTGCCAACGCGCGTGACCTGAACACGGCCATGGAATTGTTGGTGGTCAAGGTCAAAAACGCCATGAACGTGGGCGTGTGCTCGGTGTATTTGAACGACCCCCAGTTCCAGCGCTTCCTGTTGATGGCGTCGGACGGTCTAAATCGCCAAAGCGTTGGCAAATCCTATCTTGAATACGGCCAGGGCTTGGTCGGCTTGGTCGCCGAGCGCGCCGAACCAGTTAACACCGACAATGCGCCCGGGCATCCGAGCTACCAATACCTGAATGAAACCGGCGAGGACCGTTACTTCTCGTTTTTGGGCGTGCCGATCGTGCATCAACGCAAGGTGTTGGGCGTGATTGTGGTCCAGCAGTCGACGCCGCGGGCGTTTGACGACGCGGAAGTGTCGATGTTGATGACGCTGTCGGCGCAAATGGCGTCGGTCGTGGCCCATGCCCAGGCCATTGGCGAGCAAGGCGCCTGGTCGTGGCAAACCCTGTCCGAGGACCGGCGTTTCCACGGTATCGGCGCCTCGCCCGGTATCGGCGTAGGCACCGCCTATGTGATGCAGTCCTCGCAGTTGTCGGCCATTCCTAATACCCAAGCGGACCACCCAGCGGACGAGGAAGGCCGATTTGTGGCCGCGGTCGACGAGTTAAAGGCCAGCCTTGACCAAACCAGCGACCGCTTGGCGGATCGCGTTGGGGTCGAAGAGCGGACGTTGTTCGACGCTTATATCCGCATGCTCGATGACGACGCGTTGGCCGGGGCGATTTTAGGCCGTATCCGCGGCGGCCAGGGGGCGATTGGGGCGACCGCGCGGATCGCGGACGCCCTAAGCCAGCGATTTGACGCCATGGACGACGCCTACTTGCGCGAGCGCGGCAGCGACGTGCGCGATTTAGGCCGCCGCCTCATTGCCGCCCTCCAGGCCAGTTCCGCCGAGGTCGAGTGGCCGGATCAGGTGGTTTTGGTGGCGGATGAACTGACCCCGGCGGTGCTGGGCGATGTGCCGCGCAGCAAGTTGGCCGGGCTGTTGGCGGTGCGCGGCAGTGCCAGCTCGCACGTGGCGATTATCGCCCGCTCCATGGGCGTGCCCTGCGTGGTTGGCGCCGGCGACCTGCCCAGTGCCATTTTGCACGGGCTGGACGTGGTCGTGGACGGCTATCGAAACTTGGCGGTGGTCAATCCCGGGCGCTTTACCCGGGTCGCGTACCAGTTGGTCAAACGCGAGGAATCACAGATCGAGCGCCAGCTCGGCAAGTTGGCGGGGACGCCGGCGGTAACCTTGGATCAGCACCACCTGCCGCTGCTGGTCAACATGGGCGCGGGGGGCGACTCGTTGGCGGCTTTGGCATTGGCCAGCGAAGGCTGCGGGCTGTCGCGCACCGAAATCCCCTTCATGTTGGAGTCCAGCTTTCCGACCGAGGCGGCCCAGCGCGCGGTTTACCGGGCGGAACTGGAGGCCTTTGCGCCCAAGCCGGTGACCATGCGCACGCTGGACATTGGCGGCGACAAGGCCCTGCCTTACTTTCCGATCCATGAAGCCAACCCGTTTTTGGGTTGGCGCGGGATTCGGGTGTCGCTGGATCACCCGGAGCTGTTTATGGCCCAAGTGCGGGCGATGATTGCCGCCAGCGAGGGCCTGGGTAACTTACAGATCATGTTGCCGATGGTGTCTAAAGTCAGCGAACTGGACGAGGCCATCGCCATGATTCACCGGGCGTGGGAGGAATTAGTCCACGAAAAGCTCGACGTCGATCTGCCCAAAATTGGGGTCATGATCGAGGTCCCGGCGACCGTGTACCAGATACCTGAAATCGCCCGGCGGGTGGATTTTGTCAGCGTCGGTTCAAACGATTTGACTCAATACCTGTTGGCGGTCGATCGCGACAATGCCCAGGTTGCGGACCTTTACGACGGGTTTCACCCGGCGGTGATACGTGCGCTGACGGCGATTGCCGCCGGTGCTAAGGCCTGCGGTGTACATGTGTCGATTTGCGGCGAAATGGCCGGCGATCCGCTGGCGGCACCGCTGTTGTTGGCGATGGGCTATGACAGCCTGTCCATGAGTGTGACCCAAATTAAGCGGGTCAAACGCATCATTACCGCGCTGACCTTTGCCCGAGCCCATCTGTGGCTGGACGAGGTGTTGGTGATGGAAAACCCCGAGGACATTCGGCGTTATTTGAACGAGCAGTTCGTCGGTTTGGAGCTGGACCAGCTGATCGCGCCCAAGGGCCTGCGCCGGCTAGAGGGCAGCTGA
- a CDS encoding sulfite exporter TauE/SafE family protein, whose amino-acid sequence MIFVLYALIGTFAGFSAGLFGIGGGLIIVPALLPLFAYKAVDPAVSVHLAIGTSLATIVVTALSSIRAHHKKGNVDWAVFKQFGLGLALGAVVGGVTADLTPGPWLKLAFAGFTWAMAARLLLAAAPVATRALPRAPYVVGAGSAIGWISSLFGIGGGAMSVPYLIHHNVDAKRAVGTSAAGGLPIALMGAGTYLVAGWGTPGLPEWSWGYIYLPAFASIVLLSIPFAQLGANVASALSSRMIKRIFAGFLLVVGAVLMVTG is encoded by the coding sequence ATGATCTTCGTTTTATACGCGTTAATCGGCACCTTTGCAGGCTTCAGTGCCGGTTTGTTCGGGATCGGCGGGGGCTTGATTATCGTGCCGGCGCTGTTGCCGCTATTTGCCTACAAGGCGGTCGATCCTGCGGTTTCGGTGCACTTGGCGATCGGCACCTCGTTGGCCACGATCGTGGTGACGGCGCTGAGTTCGATCCGCGCCCACCACAAAAAGGGCAACGTCGATTGGGCGGTGTTCAAACAGTTCGGCCTGGGGCTGGCACTGGGCGCCGTGGTCGGCGGCGTGACCGCGGATTTGACCCCGGGGCCTTGGCTGAAATTGGCCTTTGCCGGCTTTACCTGGGCGATGGCGGCGCGGCTATTGTTGGCGGCGGCGCCGGTGGCGACGCGGGCCTTGCCGCGCGCGCCCTATGTGGTCGGTGCCGGTTCGGCGATCGGCTGGATTTCGTCGTTGTTTGGGATCGGTGGCGGCGCCATGAGTGTGCCCTACCTGATTCACCACAATGTTGATGCCAAGCGCGCGGTCGGTACCAGCGCCGCCGGCGGTTTGCCGATTGCGCTGATGGGGGCTGGGACCTATTTAGTCGCCGGTTGGGGCACCCCCGGATTGCCCGAGTGGTCGTGGGGATACATCTATTTGCCGGCATTTGCGTCGATTGTGTTGCTCAGTATCCCGTTTGCGCAGTTAGGCGCGAACGTCGCGTCGGCCCTGTCGTCGCGCATGATTAAGCGTATTTTTGCTGGATTTTTGTTGGTCGTAGGTGCGGTATTGATGGTGACAGGCTGA
- a CDS encoding acetylornithine/succinyldiaminopimelate transaminase, with protein MTTRAQFDQHMVPNYAPFQQVPERGEGPYVYTEDGQQLIDMAGGIAVSALGHCYPPLVEALTTQAHKLWHVSNLMANKPATDLAAMLCESTFAERVFFCNSGAEANEAALKLARRYAYETRGAAKNRIVAFDNAFHGRTLFTVSVGGQPKYQEGFGPCPTGISHTPYNDVAALRASMDDDVCAIILEPFQGEGGMTPATPEFLAAARALADQYGALLIFDEVQSGVGRAGQLYAYQAVGVTPDILSSAKALGCGFPIGAMLTTAEIARVLTPGTHGTTSGGNPLACAVALAAVDTIRQPQFLQNVRDNTAWMHAELVAMGERTGAFRDVRNLGLWFGCELNPVLENRAGDIMNHGLQHGVMLLVAGANVVRLAPALNTDRDVLALGLSKMEAAITDTLGG; from the coding sequence ATGACCACACGCGCCCAATTCGACCAGCACATGGTGCCCAATTACGCCCCATTCCAGCAGGTCCCGGAGCGTGGCGAAGGGCCCTACGTTTACACCGAAGATGGCCAACAGCTGATCGACATGGCAGGCGGCATTGCCGTCAGTGCGCTGGGTCATTGCTACCCGCCGCTGGTCGAGGCATTGACCACTCAGGCGCATAAGCTGTGGCACGTCAGCAACCTGATGGCGAATAAACCGGCCACGGACTTGGCCGCGATGCTGTGCGAATCGACCTTTGCGGAGCGCGTGTTTTTCTGTAATTCCGGAGCCGAAGCCAACGAAGCTGCGCTAAAACTGGCGCGCCGGTATGCCTATGAAACCCGCGGCGCGGCCAAAAATCGCATCGTCGCCTTCGATAACGCCTTTCACGGGCGCACACTGTTTACCGTGTCGGTCGGCGGCCAGCCCAAATATCAAGAAGGCTTTGGGCCGTGCCCTACCGGCATCAGCCACACCCCATATAACGATGTCGCCGCACTACGCGCTAGCATGGACGACGACGTCTGCGCGATTATCCTGGAGCCTTTTCAGGGCGAGGGCGGCATGACACCGGCAACGCCGGAATTCCTGGCCGCGGCGCGCGCGCTGGCTGATCAATACGGTGCTTTGTTAATTTTTGACGAGGTCCAAAGTGGCGTCGGTCGAGCCGGTCAGCTGTATGCCTATCAAGCCGTGGGTGTGACCCCGGACATCTTGTCATCGGCCAAGGCCTTGGGCTGCGGCTTCCCGATCGGCGCCATGCTGACCACGGCCGAAATTGCCCGGGTGCTGACGCCCGGCACCCACGGCACCACCAGCGGTGGTAACCCGCTGGCCTGTGCGGTCGCGCTGGCCGCGGTCGACACCATTCGCCAGCCACAATTCTTGCAAAACGTGCGCGACAACACCGCCTGGATGCACGCCGAATTGGTCGCCATGGGCGAGCGCACCGGCGCATTTCGTGACGTGCGTAACCTCGGGTTGTGGTTCGGTTGTGAACTGAATCCCGTCCTTGAAAACCGTGCCGGCGATATCATGAACCACGGTCTGCAACACGGCGTCATGCTGTTGGTCGCCGGCGCCAACGTGGTTCGACTGGCGCCTGCCCTGAACACCGACCGCGACGTTCTGGCCCTGGGCCTCAGCAAAATGGAGGCAGCCATCACTGATACCCTCGGAGGGTGA
- the thyA gene encoding thymidylate synthase has protein sequence MHPEQQYLDLMARLLNEGDPRGDRTGVGTRSLFGQVLRFDLSRGTPVFTTKKVAWKHAAKEMLWFLRGDTNIRSLLEGSPRVTIWSDWPYQRYCRETGDSIEMREFEERILTDDDFAQAWGDLGPVYGKQWRRWLASDGREIDQVETALDLLKHDPNSRRIIVEGWNVGELDQMTLPPCHKTYQFWVSGEGRLSLMLTQRSADVLLGVPFNCVGASVFLHLMAAKAGLDVGELVWCGADVHLYQNHVEQAAIQIARTPTPWPSLVYSGGDLAWEAIGLEHFELLNYDPAPAIPAPVAV, from the coding sequence ATGCATCCTGAACAACAGTATTTAGATTTGATGGCGCGGTTGCTGAACGAGGGTGACCCGCGCGGTGATCGCACCGGCGTCGGCACGCGGTCCTTGTTTGGGCAGGTCCTGCGCTTTGATTTATCACGCGGCACGCCGGTATTCACGACTAAAAAAGTGGCCTGGAAACACGCCGCCAAGGAAATGCTGTGGTTCTTGCGTGGCGACACCAACATTCGCAGCCTATTGGAAGGCAGCCCGCGCGTGACCATCTGGTCGGACTGGCCGTATCAGCGTTATTGCCGCGAAACCGGCGACAGCATTGAGATGCGCGAATTCGAAGAGCGGATTTTGACAGATGATGATTTTGCCCAAGCCTGGGGTGATTTGGGCCCGGTCTACGGCAAGCAGTGGCGACGCTGGCTGGCCAGTGACGGGCGCGAAATTGATCAGGTCGAAACGGCGCTGGATTTGCTTAAACATGATCCGAATTCGCGACGCATTATTGTCGAGGGTTGGAACGTCGGCGAATTGGATCAGATGACATTGCCGCCGTGTCACAAGACCTACCAGTTTTGGGTGTCGGGCGAGGGCCGGTTGTCGCTGATGCTGACCCAGCGCAGCGCGGATGTGCTGTTGGGCGTGCCGTTTAACTGTGTCGGTGCGTCGGTGTTTTTACATCTGATGGCCGCCAAGGCCGGTTTGGACGTGGGCGAATTGGTCTGGTGTGGCGCAGATGTTCACCTTTATCAGAACCATGTTGAGCAGGCCGCGATTCAAATTGCGCGCACGCCGACTCCCTGGCCAAGCTTGGTGTATAGCGGTGGTGATCTGGCGTGGGAAGCGATTGGCCTTGAGCACTTTGAGTTGCTGAATTATGACCCAGCGCCCGCTATACCGGCACCTGTGGCCGTTTAG
- a CDS encoding DUF5658 family protein encodes MSAQSLLPHQRRFTGLGIICMSMLDAHFTLRVLALGAREANPLMAYLIEMGDLWFVSGKLTLTAGGVALLMFASVRPNRGPSPLVILRLCFFSYAGLMAWHLILLGRLS; translated from the coding sequence ATGTCCGCGCAGTCATTACTGCCCCACCAGCGCCGATTCACGGGCCTGGGTATCATCTGCATGAGCATGCTGGACGCGCACTTTACCTTGCGCGTTTTGGCCCTGGGGGCGCGCGAAGCTAACCCCTTAATGGCCTATCTGATTGAAATGGGTGACCTATGGTTCGTGAGTGGTAAACTGACACTCACCGCCGGTGGCGTTGCCTTGCTGATGTTCGCATCCGTTCGGCCCAACCGCGGTCCGTCGCCGCTGGTTATTTTGCGGCTGTGTTTTTTTAGCTACGCCGGCTTGATGGCGTGGCACTTGATACTTCTTGGTCGGTTAAGTTGA
- a CDS encoding HAD family hydrolase, with product MKLAIFDLDHTLLHDDSDRGWNDFLVTLGVVDPEEHKANNARWYHEYANGTLNIRDYNRWAFRLHREFGTAQVTQWRDQYVSEVTPTMVAKQTPAVLDGHRKNGDEILVITATSLFIAGPIVKSLGIEHCLGLDNEVIDGEYTGEVIGIPTFQGGKVDALNAWLNDRPAYESTTFYSDSHNDLPLLQQVDHPVVVDGDERLLAHAKQHGWPSTSFRD from the coding sequence ATGAAGCTCGCAATATTTGACCTAGACCACACCTTGTTGCACGACGACAGCGACCGCGGCTGGAACGACTTTTTGGTCACCCTGGGCGTTGTCGACCCCGAGGAGCACAAGGCCAACAATGCTCGCTGGTACCATGAATACGCCAACGGCACGCTCAACATCCGCGACTACAACCGTTGGGCATTTCGGCTGCACCGTGAATTTGGCACCGCCCAGGTGACCCAGTGGCGCGACCAATATGTCAGCGAAGTGACACCGACCATGGTCGCCAAACAGACCCCGGCGGTACTGGACGGGCACCGCAAAAACGGCGACGAGATCTTGGTCATTACCGCGACCAGTTTGTTTATCGCCGGCCCCATTGTTAAAAGTCTGGGGATCGAACACTGTTTAGGTTTGGACAACGAAGTCATCGACGGCGAGTACACCGGCGAAGTGATCGGCATTCCGACCTTCCAAGGCGGCAAGGTCGACGCGTTAAATGCTTGGCTGAACGACCGACCGGCCTACGAATCGACAACGTTTTACAGCGATTCGCACAACGATTTGCCATTATTGCAGCAAGTCGACCACCCGGTCGTGGTCGACGGTGACGAGCGCCTATTGGCCCATGCCAAACAACACGGCTGGCCCAGCACCAGCTTTCGGGACTGA
- a CDS encoding YhgN family NAAT transporter — protein sequence METWSVAITLFLIMDPLGNIPVFLSILKQVAPERRRWVLARELVIALAIMVVFLFIGPALLKTLSLSREAVSIGGALVLLIIAVRMIFPSRGGVMGTSEDDDGEPLVVPLAVPMIAGPSVLATLVLVTETDPDRNIDWMIALGSAWLAVAVILMSSQVLYRVLGTRGLKAIERLMGMILVSISVQMFLNGIQSFMSHV from the coding sequence ATGGAAACCTGGAGCGTCGCGATTACGCTATTTTTGATTATGGATCCGCTGGGCAATATTCCGGTGTTTCTGTCGATCTTGAAACAAGTGGCGCCGGAGCGCCGGCGCTGGGTGCTGGCGCGTGAGCTGGTGATTGCGCTGGCGATCATGGTGGTGTTCTTGTTTATCGGGCCTGCACTTTTGAAAACCCTGAGTTTATCGCGCGAAGCGGTGTCGATTGGTGGCGCGCTGGTGTTGCTGATTATTGCGGTGCGGATGATTTTCCCGTCCCGCGGTGGGGTCATGGGCACATCCGAAGATGACGATGGCGAGCCGCTGGTGGTGCCCTTGGCGGTGCCGATGATTGCGGGGCCGTCGGTGTTGGCGACACTGGTGTTGGTGACCGAAACGGACCCGGATCGCAACATTGACTGGATGATTGCGCTGGGGTCGGCGTGGCTGGCCGTGGCGGTGATTTTGATGAGCTCGCAGGTGTTGTATCGGGTGCTGGGCACACGTGGCTTGAAAGCGATCGAGCGACTGATGGGCATGATCTTGGTGTCGATCTCCGTTCAGATGTTCCTGAACGGGATCCAGAGCTTCATGTCACACGTCTGA
- a CDS encoding RNA pyrophosphohydrolase translates to MLDGDGFRLNVGMVLMNARGQVFWGQRPRNAGWQFPQGGVDDGESAEQAMFRELREETGLSPEHVRVLGRTQDWVRYHLPRRFRRKPPGCVGQKQKWFLLEVIADDDAIHFDTGTKAEFASFEWVSWWYPVGQVVPFKRDVYRRVLSEMLPIRDAALGHVID, encoded by the coding sequence GTGTTAGACGGCGACGGATTTCGTCTAAACGTGGGCATGGTGCTCATGAACGCGCGCGGCCAAGTGTTTTGGGGCCAGCGACCGCGAAATGCCGGCTGGCAATTCCCCCAAGGCGGCGTTGACGATGGCGAGTCTGCCGAACAGGCCATGTTTCGCGAACTGCGCGAAGAAACCGGCCTCAGCCCTGAGCACGTGCGCGTGCTGGGCCGCACCCAAGACTGGGTCCGTTACCACCTGCCACGCCGGTTTCGGCGTAAACCCCCTGGCTGTGTCGGCCAAAAACAGAAATGGTTTTTGCTTGAAGTGATCGCCGACGATGACGCGATCCACTTTGACACCGGCACCAAGGCCGAATTCGCGTCCTTTGAATGGGTCAGTTGGTGGTACCCCGTCGGCCAGGTAGTGCCCTTTAAGCGCGACGTTTATCGCCGTGTGTTGTCCGAAATGCTCCCTATCCGCGACGCGGCGCTGGGCCATGTCATTGATTGA
- a CDS encoding NRDE family protein encodes MCLIAVAWQHHPGRALELVANRDEFTARATAAAHHWDNGLFGGRDLAAGGTWLAIAPGGRMACLTNVRDPNAAPGAHSRGELVTNFLTSSESAPDYLGGLDTHRYSPFNLLLLDTDSLWFFNSQAADPRKLGPGVYGLSNATLDSPWPKTQAVTAAMRQSPAHAHRAMLDTRTYPDAQLPNTGINPAWETRLSSARIVGDDYATLSTTQVRSEGAQLRLTETTHATANAVSAAL; translated from the coding sequence ATGTGTCTGATCGCCGTTGCCTGGCAACACCACCCAGGACGGGCGCTGGAATTGGTCGCCAACCGCGATGAATTCACGGCGCGGGCCACCGCCGCCGCCCATCACTGGGACAACGGGCTATTCGGTGGGCGTGACCTTGCCGCCGGCGGCACTTGGCTGGCGATTGCGCCAGGCGGGCGCATGGCCTGCCTGACCAACGTGCGCGACCCTAACGCCGCGCCGGGGGCGCACTCGCGCGGTGAACTAGTCACCAACTTTTTAACGTCGTCTGAATCCGCGCCGGACTACTTGGGCGGACTCGACACCCACCGCTACAGCCCCTTTAACCTGTTGCTACTGGACACGGACAGCCTGTGGTTTTTCAACAGCCAAGCCGCCGACCCGCGCAAACTTGGCCCCGGTGTGTATGGGTTAAGTAACGCCACGCTCGATTCGCCCTGGCCGAAAACCCAAGCGGTGACGGCGGCCATGCGCCAAAGCCCAGCGCACGCACATCGCGCCATGCTCGACACCCGCACCTATCCCGACGCACAGCTGCCCAACACCGGGATCAACCCGGCCTGGGAAACGCGCCTGTCCAGCGCGCGCATTGTTGGCGATGACTACGCCACCTTGTCGACCACCCAAGTCCGCAGCGAAGGCGCACAGTTACGCCTCACGGAAACCACCCACGCCACCGCGAACGCGGTCTCAGCTGCCCTCTAG